A single Sulfurimonas crateris DNA region contains:
- a CDS encoding thioredoxin family protein, with the protein MQTTEDIEKIIEDNQAVMLYFSAPTCNVCHALKPKLLDAIESNFGEFKVVSIDTSFEQEIAAHFSVFAIPTVLVFLGGREFLRKSRHMSVDEVVREIKRPYEIMMS; encoded by the coding sequence ATGCAGACAACAGAAGATATAGAAAAAATTATAGAAGATAATCAGGCTGTAATGCTCTACTTTTCAGCACCAACATGTAACGTCTGCCATGCGCTAAAACCAAAGCTCTTGGATGCTATCGAGAGTAACTTCGGCGAGTTTAAAGTTGTAAGCATAGATACTTCGTTTGAACAGGAGATTGCCGCTCATTTTAGTGTTTTTGCTATCCCTACCGTTTTGGTTTTTTTGGGAGGCAGAGAGTTTTTAAGAAAGTCACGCCACATGAGCGTTGATGAGGTCGTGCGGGAGATAAAACGACCTTACGAAATTATGATGAGCTAG
- a CDS encoding TrmH family RNA methyltransferase: MEDSQEYKNKKAYFEKIITLYGRNVVIEVLQDDNIAIHKLHMSNSNKPDGAVETILGLAKKRGIEVAYHDKNALSRISKNAKQDQGVAIDIIASSYQSANEIKNLKSFKLLALESIQNPQNLGMIIRSCAGGYVDGIILPKKSSAKISPLVIKASAGTLFKLPIYYCNTLDEILKELKETKIYLLSSHAKNSIYDIKKSDRSIFVLGNESDGVSKEVEKLCNDSISIPMNRGVESLNVAVTASLIAFMK, from the coding sequence TTGGAAGATTCACAAGAGTACAAAAACAAAAAAGCATATTTTGAGAAGATAATCACGCTCTATGGCAGAAATGTCGTTATAGAAGTTTTGCAGGATGATAATATCGCAATACACAAACTCCACATGTCAAATTCAAACAAGCCTGACGGTGCGGTAGAGACCATTTTAGGGCTTGCAAAAAAAAGAGGCATAGAAGTAGCCTACCACGACAAAAATGCTCTGAGCCGCATCAGCAAAAACGCCAAACAGGACCAAGGAGTGGCAATAGACATTATCGCTTCATCATACCAAAGCGCAAATGAGATAAAAAACCTCAAAAGCTTTAAACTCCTTGCCCTTGAGAGCATCCAAAATCCTCAAAATCTCGGAATGATTATCCGCTCATGTGCAGGCGGTTATGTAGATGGGATAATTCTTCCTAAAAAAAGCAGCGCTAAAATCTCTCCGCTTGTCATAAAAGCGAGTGCGGGAACGCTTTTTAAACTTCCAATATACTACTGCAACACGCTTGATGAGATATTAAAAGAGCTAAAAGAGACAAAAATATATCTGCTCTCTTCACATGCAAAAAACAGCATCTACGATATAAAAAAGAGCGATAGGTCCATATTTGTTCTAGGAAACGAGAGTGACGGCGTTTCAAAAGAGGTTGAAAAACTCTGCAACGACTCTATAAGCATTCCAATGAACCGCGGTGTTGAGTCTTTAAATGTTGCGGTTACCGCTTCGCTTATCGCTTTTATGAAATAG
- a CDS encoding copper-transporting P-type ATPase, whose protein sequence is MESIDTELTEYTCPMHPEVVQNEPGSCPKCGMALEPVVAKAAEEKNEELIDMSRRFWISAALTLPLFILAMTADMMPSLLPDGLSMKLVQYIEFFLATPVVLWGGWPFFVKGYNSLRTMNLNMFTLIALGVLAAWLYSMAALFMPNLFPQMMHTADGLVHVYFEASAVITTLVLLGQVLELRARSQTNSAIKLLLELAPNKARVVQEDGSEEDMPIEHIKVGDILRIRPGEKVPVDGVVIEGKSNVDESMVTGEPLSVAKFKGESVIGATLNANGTLLVQAQKVGSETLLSQIIEMVSHAQRSRAPIQKLADIVASYFVPAVVLIALVTFVAWWIFGPEPKLAFAVVGAVSVLIIACPCALGLATPISIMVATGRGAMAGVLIKDAQALETMEKVDTLVVDKTGTLTEGKPKLISVYAEDGFSEDELLLLAASLERASEHPLADAIVEGAKERGVELKKADEFETINGMGITGNVNGRRVAVGNTKLFEKLGIESSRLSDRVTIERSEGRIVILVAIDSKAAGFIAVADPIKASSAKAIQDLHSKGIRVVMLTGDNRATAEIVAKQLGIDEVHAEVLPQEKADVIKELQSHGHIVAMAGDGINDAPALALSNVGIAMGTGTDIAMHSADITLVKGDLRGIVRARALSRATMRNIRQNLFFAFFYNSVGIPIAAGVLYPFLGLLLSPMIAAAAMSFSSVSVIANSLRLRKTEL, encoded by the coding sequence ATGGAAAGTATAGATACTGAATTAACCGAGTACACATGTCCGATGCATCCGGAAGTGGTGCAAAACGAGCCGGGTTCCTGCCCGAAGTGCGGCATGGCGCTTGAGCCTGTTGTAGCAAAAGCAGCAGAAGAGAAAAATGAAGAACTCATCGATATGAGCCGCCGTTTTTGGATCAGTGCCGCACTTACCCTTCCTCTCTTTATTTTAGCAATGACAGCCGACATGATGCCTTCACTTCTGCCTGATGGTTTAAGCATGAAACTGGTTCAATATATAGAGTTTTTTCTAGCCACTCCTGTCGTTTTGTGGGGTGGATGGCCCTTTTTTGTTAAAGGGTACAACTCTCTTAGAACAATGAACTTAAATATGTTCACTCTTATCGCACTCGGAGTTTTGGCTGCATGGCTTTACAGCATGGCCGCACTTTTTATGCCCAATCTGTTTCCGCAGATGATGCACACGGCTGATGGTCTGGTTCATGTCTATTTTGAAGCCTCCGCCGTCATCACGACGCTTGTTCTTCTTGGTCAAGTACTTGAACTGCGCGCCCGTTCTCAAACAAACAGTGCTATTAAGCTGCTGCTGGAACTGGCTCCAAACAAGGCGCGGGTTGTTCAAGAGGATGGAAGCGAAGAGGATATGCCAATAGAGCATATAAAAGTCGGAGATATTTTGCGTATTCGTCCAGGTGAAAAAGTGCCAGTTGACGGAGTAGTGATAGAGGGCAAGAGCAATGTGGATGAGTCAATGGTCACAGGCGAGCCCCTTAGCGTTGCCAAATTTAAAGGCGAGAGCGTTATAGGCGCCACTCTAAACGCAAACGGTACGCTTCTTGTGCAAGCCCAAAAGGTTGGTTCAGAGACACTTCTTTCACAGATCATAGAGATGGTATCACATGCACAACGCTCACGCGCACCCATACAAAAACTTGCAGATATCGTTGCAAGTTACTTTGTTCCTGCCGTCGTTCTTATCGCGCTTGTTACGTTTGTTGCGTGGTGGATATTCGGACCCGAGCCGAAACTTGCATTTGCAGTTGTAGGAGCCGTATCGGTTTTGATCATTGCATGTCCGTGCGCACTGGGTCTTGCTACGCCTATCTCTATAATGGTCGCAACAGGAAGAGGCGCTATGGCGGGAGTATTGATTAAAGATGCCCAAGCACTGGAGACTATGGAGAAGGTGGATACTTTGGTGGTGGATAAAACCGGTACGCTTACGGAGGGTAAACCTAAGCTTATCTCAGTATATGCAGAAGATGGATTTAGCGAGGATGAGCTGCTGCTTCTGGCTGCAAGCTTAGAGCGGGCAAGTGAACATCCATTGGCAGATGCTATTGTAGAGGGTGCAAAAGAGAGAGGTGTTGAGCTTAAGAAAGCCGATGAGTTTGAGACCATAAACGGAATGGGCATTACAGGTAATGTAAATGGGCGCAGAGTTGCAGTTGGAAACACAAAACTATTTGAGAAATTGGGTATAGAGAGCAGTAGGCTCTCGGATAGAGTTACTATAGAGAGAAGTGAGGGCAGAATTGTTATATTAGTTGCAATTGATTCAAAGGCCGCAGGATTTATCGCTGTCGCAGACCCTATAAAAGCTTCCAGTGCAAAAGCTATCCAAGATCTACATAGCAAGGGAATAAGAGTAGTAATGCTTACAGGCGATAATCGTGCGACAGCAGAGATTGTGGCAAAACAATTGGGTATAGATGAGGTTCATGCAGAGGTGTTGCCGCAGGAAAAGGCCGATGTAATCAAAGAACTTCAATCTCATGGACATATTGTGGCAATGGCGGGTGATGGCATAAATGATGCTCCTGCACTTGCCCTCTCTAATGTAGGTATCGCTATGGGAACAGGTACGGATATCGCAATGCACAGCGCAGACATAACATTGGTAAAGGGTGATCTGCGTGGTATTGTCAGAGCCAGAGCATTAAGCAGAGCGACTATGCGAAACATCAGGCAGAACCTCTTTTTTGCCTTCTTTTACAACTCAGTAGGAATTCCTATTGCGGCAGGAGTGCTTTATCCGTTTTTAGGTCTGCTGCTCTCTCCGATGATAGCAGCAGCGGCGATGAGCTTTAGCTCGGTATCGGTCATAGCAAACTCTTTAAGGTTGAGAAAAACAGAGTTATAG